ACGGCATCCCCTACCGCCCCGCCATCTGGGGCGCCGGCTGGAACATCCAGAGCTTCGGTCGTCGCGCCTACTACCTGCACCGCACCTGGCCCGACCTGTATCCAGCCGACTACTACCTCAACGCGCTCAACTTCGTGCTCGGCTGCCACCCCGGCGACAACCCGCTGTCCTTCGTGTCGGGCGTCGGCGCCAACTCCGTTGAAGTCGCCTACGGCATCAACCGCGCCGACGAGAGTTACATCCCCGGCGGCATTGCCTCCGGCACCGCGCTCATCCGACCCGATTTTCCGGAGTTGCTGCGCTGGCCTTATCTCTGGCAGCAAACCGAATACGTGCTAGGTTACGGCACCACCGATTTCCTCACGCTCGCGCTCGCCGCCCAACACGAACTTTCCCTCGCCGACTCACCATGACCTCCCGCCTCGCCCTGCTCCTCGCGTTGCTCACCGCGCCCCTGACGGTGCTCGCCGGTCCCTGGACCAAAACCATCTGGCAGGGCGAAAAGGCCTACGCCGCCCGCTCCGACTCCGGCAACTGGGTGGCCATCGTGTCACTCGAGCGCGGTCGCCTCGTCCACCTCGGGGCCACCAAGGACGCCGCCGACAACCTCATCCTCGCCACCGCCAGCAAGGACGACCGCCTCGGTTGGGGCGGACACCGTGCCTGGCTCGGCCCACAAAAGGACTGGGCCGGTGGTTGGCCGCCGCCCGCCGCCTGGGAGGCCTCCGGCGCCCGCGGTGCCTTCATGCGCGACCGTGAGATCCTGTTGCTCACCCCGCCGCCCACCGGCGTCGACGGCTGGCCCGACCTCAGCCGCGGTTACTACTGGCGCGGTGACTCCCTGCAATGCGCCGTCGCCGTGCGCGGCCCGGTGAAACGCGACGTGCAGATCGTGCAGATCATTCAAGTCCCCACCGACGCCACCATCGAAGTGGACGTCACCCCGACCAAAGACGCCCCGCAGGGTTACATCCAGTTGCCCAGCTATTTCCGCGAGGACTACCGCTACGAGTTCGAGCCCCCGGCCCACGTCGACTACGCCGCCGACTTCGCCGCCCGCGCCTTCCGCTACATCGAGGGGGAGCCGGAAAAATTTGGTTTCAAAAACCGCCCCATCACGGTCCGTCGCAACGGCGTGAGCCTCACCATGAGCCGCGGCGACACCCTCGGATCGACCGTGGTCGACCAGCCCGACCACGGCTACAACACGCAGGTCTTCTTCGGCGGCCGTGAAGCGTTTGTGGAAATCGAGCAGCTCAGTCCCCTGCTCCGCCAGACGGGAAGCCAGTTCCGCAGCTTCAGCATCGAGCTCACCCCCCGCCGCGACCGCTGAGCCGAGCCGAGAGGCTCAGAGGCAACGCTGTTTCGTAACAGAGCACACAGAGGAGACCCAGAGGCCACAGAGCCCTCCCACCGCACGCGGGCGACACGCCCGCGGCTACATCTTCTGTTTTGTAGCAACGGCCGTCTCGGCCGTTCCCCCTGCCCCTCGGCCCTTTTAATCCATCCTGCTCAGCAGTGCGTAGCCGGTAGGCGGAGCCATCCGTGTCCATCCGTGGTTAAAAAACCGCTCTGCCCCTCGGCCACATCAACCCTTGCTCTGATCCCGTCCGCAGGCGCAAGGTGACGATCGTGTTTCGCCTCGTCCTCTTCCTTCCCACCACCGCCGCATGAATCGCGCGTATTGGGAAGAGTTGTCCGACGACTACGAGAAACAGATTTTCAGCGTATTGGGGCACGACCGTAAACGCCAGCTGGCCGCTTTGATCGAGCGTCACGCCGACGGCCTCAAAACCGCCGCCGATCTCGGCTGCGGCCCCGGTCAAATCACCCCGCTGCTCGCCCGCTCCTGCGGCCGCGTGCACGCCTGCGATATTTCCGACGGGCTGCTCGATCAGGCACGCGCCGCCTGCGTCGATTTCGACAACGTGGTGTATCATCGTCACGACCTCGCCCGCGGTGACCCGCTGCCCTTTCCGCCCTCCGACCTCGTGCTGTGCGTGAATGTCATCCTCACCGCCGACCTCGAAAAACGCGAACGCCTCTGGGAACAAGTCACCGGCGCTGTAGCCACCGGCGGCACCCTGTTGCTCGTGCTGCCTTCCCACGAGTCCGCGCTCTACACCAACTTTCGCC
This portion of the Actomonas aquatica genome encodes:
- a CDS encoding class I SAM-dependent methyltransferase, yielding MNRAYWEELSDDYEKQIFSVLGHDRKRQLAALIERHADGLKTAADLGCGPGQITPLLARSCGRVHACDISDGLLDQARAACVDFDNVVYHRHDLARGDPLPFPPSDLVLCVNVILTADLEKRERLWEQVTGAVATGGTLLLVLPSHESALYTNFRRLDWHVRSGLEADDAIRHSFDREGNVPQLEHGVRGIEGVKTKHFLREEIIVQLADRSLTVDTVEKLPYSWNVEFPDPPDWLSAPYPWNWLVVAHRA